Proteins encoded by one window of Emticicia oligotrophica DSM 17448:
- the bshA gene encoding N-acetyl-alpha-D-glucosaminyl L-malate synthase BshA yields MKIGIVCYPTFGGSGVVATELGKGLAKNGHQVHFITYTQPARLDFFNENIFYHEVNIASYPLFQYPPYESALAGKMVDVVKYEKLDLLHVHYAIPHATSAFLAKQILKCHGINIPIITTLHGTDITIVGKDASLEPVVTFSINESDGVTTVSADLRKDTYDAFEVRKEIEVIPNFVDLERFKKQRKEHFKRIICPNDEKLLVHTSNFRRVKRIEDIMQVFAKLKTQIPSKLLLVGDGPERGPMEQLSRDLGICDDVRFVGKLDAIEEVLSVADLFLMPSEKESFGLAALEAMACEVPVISSNTGGLPELNVQGITGFLSNVGDVDDMVKNAIYILQDENLPIFKANALARAKEFDITAIVPKYEQYYEKVLQKTLQEA; encoded by the coding sequence ATGAAAATCGGAATTGTTTGTTATCCTACCTTTGGTGGGAGTGGAGTTGTTGCAACAGAACTCGGAAAAGGTCTTGCCAAAAATGGACATCAAGTTCATTTTATTACCTATACTCAACCTGCTCGTTTGGATTTTTTCAATGAAAATATTTTTTACCATGAGGTAAATATTGCCAGTTATCCTCTTTTTCAGTACCCTCCTTACGAGTCGGCACTAGCTGGTAAAATGGTTGACGTAGTAAAATATGAAAAGCTCGATTTGCTTCATGTGCACTACGCTATTCCGCATGCAACTTCGGCTTTTCTTGCCAAACAAATCCTTAAATGTCATGGCATCAACATCCCAATCATTACAACCCTTCACGGCACCGATATAACGATTGTTGGCAAAGACGCTTCTTTAGAGCCTGTTGTTACATTTAGTATTAACGAATCTGATGGTGTAACAACCGTTTCGGCAGATTTGAGAAAAGATACCTACGATGCTTTTGAGGTTAGAAAAGAAATCGAAGTAATTCCTAATTTTGTTGATTTAGAACGCTTCAAAAAACAACGTAAAGAACACTTCAAGCGTATTATTTGCCCGAATGATGAAAAACTTTTAGTGCATACTTCAAATTTTCGTCGTGTAAAACGTATCGAAGATATTATGCAGGTATTTGCAAAGCTCAAAACTCAGATTCCAAGTAAGCTTCTTTTAGTGGGTGATGGACCTGAGCGTGGGCCAATGGAACAGTTAAGCCGTGATTTGGGTATCTGTGACGATGTACGATTTGTAGGTAAACTCGATGCCATCGAAGAAGTATTATCTGTTGCAGATTTGTTTTTAATGCCTTCAGAGAAAGAAAGTTTTGGTTTAGCGGCTCTAGAAGCAATGGCCTGTGAAGTACCAGTAATTTCGTCGAATACAGGCGGTTTACCAGAATTGAATGTTCAAGGGATTACAGGCTTTTTGAGCAACGTAGGAGATGTAGATGATATGGTAAAAAATGCCATTTACATATTGCAAGACGAAAACTTACCCATATTCAAAGCCAATGCTTTAGCTCGAGCTAAAGAGTTTGATATAACTGCCATTGTGCCAAAATATGAACAATACTATGAAAAAGTTCTACAAAAAACTTTGCAAGAAGCATAG
- the htpG gene encoding molecular chaperone HtpG, producing MVAEKGTISINTENIFPIIKKFLYSDHEIFLRELVSNAVDATQKLKKLSSMGEFNGELGDLTIKVSVDKEAKTITISDKGIGMSAEDIKKYINQIAFSGAKEFLEKYKDTPDTNQIIGQFGLGFYSAFMVAENVEIITKSYRDDAPARWICDGSTEFEITDAEKAERGTDIILHVGVDSEEFLDNFRISGILEKYAKFLPVEIEFDGKVINNPNPIWVKSPSDLTDEDYKSFYKELYPFGEDPLFWIHLNVDYPFNLTGVLYFPKIKKDFQLNRDKVQLYSRQVFITDDVKDVVPEFLQLLHGVIDSPDIPLNVSRSYLQADGNVKKINSHITKKVADKLQEIFRNDRAGFEEKWDSVGLFVKYGIVSDDKFYDRSKEFILLKNVDGKHFTLDEYREKVQALQTNKDESVVFLYANDVNQQDAFIATAKKREYDVLVMDSPLDSHFINALEAKLEKVTFKRVDSDSIDKLIDKGLNLESVLSEDEKKKVEELFKAVVGTNTVQLESLPADDMPVTIVQPEFMRRWRDMQRISGQGDMFGMMPMNNNVVINTNHSLVAKLLKTEDSTAQNALTKQLYDLALLAQGMLTGADLTKFVERTVAGL from the coding sequence ATGGTAGCTGAAAAAGGGACAATTTCGATTAACACGGAAAATATTTTTCCAATCATTAAAAAATTTCTTTATTCTGACCACGAAATCTTCTTGCGTGAATTGGTTTCAAACGCTGTGGATGCCACACAAAAGCTGAAGAAGTTAAGCTCAATGGGCGAGTTTAATGGTGAATTAGGTGATTTAACTATCAAAGTTTCAGTTGATAAAGAAGCCAAAACCATTACAATTTCTGACAAAGGTATCGGTATGAGTGCCGAAGATATAAAGAAATATATCAATCAAATTGCATTTTCAGGAGCGAAGGAATTCTTAGAAAAATACAAAGATACACCTGATACAAATCAAATTATTGGTCAGTTTGGTTTAGGTTTTTATTCGGCGTTTATGGTAGCAGAGAACGTTGAAATTATTACTAAATCATACCGAGATGATGCACCTGCACGTTGGATTTGTGATGGTAGTACTGAATTTGAGATTACTGATGCTGAAAAGGCTGAACGTGGAACTGACATCATTTTGCACGTAGGTGTAGACTCTGAAGAATTTTTAGATAATTTTAGAATTAGTGGTATTTTAGAAAAATACGCTAAATTCTTGCCAGTTGAAATCGAATTTGATGGTAAAGTAATTAATAATCCAAATCCGATTTGGGTGAAATCACCTTCAGATTTGACAGATGAAGATTATAAATCATTTTATAAAGAGCTTTATCCGTTTGGAGAAGACCCATTATTCTGGATTCACCTCAATGTTGATTATCCATTTAACCTTACGGGCGTTTTGTATTTCCCGAAAATCAAAAAAGATTTCCAACTTAATCGCGATAAAGTACAACTATACAGCCGTCAAGTATTCATTACTGATGATGTGAAAGATGTTGTGCCTGAGTTTTTACAATTATTACATGGTGTAATTGATTCGCCAGATATTCCTTTAAATGTTTCTCGTAGTTATTTGCAAGCTGACGGTAATGTGAAGAAAATCAATTCGCACATTACGAAAAAAGTTGCTGATAAATTACAAGAAATTTTCCGTAATGACCGTGCTGGATTTGAAGAGAAATGGGATAGTGTAGGTTTATTTGTGAAATATGGAATTGTATCAGATGATAAATTCTACGACCGTTCGAAAGAGTTTATTCTTTTGAAAAACGTTGATGGAAAACACTTTACATTAGATGAATACCGTGAAAAGGTTCAAGCTTTACAGACCAATAAAGATGAAAGCGTGGTATTCTTATATGCCAATGATGTAAATCAACAAGATGCTTTCATCGCCACTGCAAAAAAACGTGAGTATGATGTATTGGTAATGGATTCCCCACTTGATTCTCACTTCATCAATGCTTTAGAAGCAAAACTAGAAAAAGTTACTTTCAAACGTGTTGACTCTGATAGTATTGATAAGCTAATTGATAAAGGATTAAATCTTGAAAGTGTATTAAGTGAGGATGAAAAGAAAAAAGTTGAGGAATTGTTTAAAGCAGTGGTTGGTACAAATACAGTTCAATTAGAATCTCTTCCTGCAGATGATATGCCAGTAACAATTGTTCAACCTGAATTTATGCGTCGTTGGAGAGATATGCAACGTATTAGCGGGCAAGGAGATATGTTTGGTATGATGCCAATGAACAATAATGTGGTTATTAACACAAACCATAGTTTAGTTGCCAAATTATTAAAAACTGAAGATTCGACTGCACAAAATGCTCTTACTAAACAATTATATGATTTAGCTCTTTTAGCCCAAGGCATGCTTACTGGAGCAGATTTAACTAAATTTGTTGAGCGTACAGTTGCTGGTTTATAA
- the gloA2 gene encoding SMU1112c/YaeR family gloxylase I-like metalloprotein, with translation MLKINKVHHIAIIASDYQKSKHFYTEILGLQIIREVYREARDSYKLDLAIGENYIIELFSFPNPPARPSRPEACGLRHLAFEVENVGQAKAEIEANGIEVEEIRIDEFTGKKFTFFADPDDLPIEFYEL, from the coding sequence ATGTTAAAAATCAATAAAGTACACCACATAGCCATTATTGCTTCCGACTACCAAAAATCGAAGCATTTTTACACCGAAATTCTTGGTTTACAGATTATCAGAGAAGTGTATCGTGAAGCTCGTGATTCTTATAAATTAGATTTAGCTATTGGCGAAAACTACATTATCGAACTATTTTCCTTTCCAAATCCACCCGCCCGTCCATCTCGACCAGAAGCATGCGGATTGCGTCATTTGGCATTTGAAGTTGAAAATGTTGGCCAAGCAAAAGCTGAAATTGAAGCAAACGGAATTGAGGTAGAAGAAATTAGAATTGATGAATTTACAGGCAAAAAATTCACTTTCTTTGCCGACCCCGATGATTTACCAATCGAATTTTATGAATTGTAA
- a CDS encoding McrC family protein, with the protein MILKSLSKETLKTSVSFNPQRNNLPTLVSEYGVIKKASDYEQAEGTFSEIFVSDKTFQHLKNIAFSGVNDSILGYQTKKGKEQIRLKNYVGLLQTPDGKQIEILPKTSSNSPKEARKILLKLLRALPNSPFQSLSNSHLETSYLPIFEIFAQVFLDELEKLLTQGIGKSFERQESNELFVRGKILINENIRRNTSQAERIYTAYDEFCADIAPNRILKYCLIQLQKQKYSQPTQQRINRAIHIFEEVRPSQNLIQDFILANKKSVLHTRYEQLINWSRIFISGQSFLPFAGITPQIGLLFPMEILFENYVGKAFKKYFAESFEVKLQDKTKFLIDSHLEKSKFRLIPDIVLEGKNDTFIFDTKWKMIDATKSKQNYGIEQTDLYQMYAYGKKYNAQQLFLIYPSNENFQAPLQVFDYESDMRLQIIPFDLGKKLQDWQQELLPLITN; encoded by the coding sequence ATGATATTGAAAAGTTTAAGCAAAGAAACGCTAAAAACGTCGGTAAGTTTTAACCCGCAAAGGAATAACTTGCCGACGTTGGTTTCTGAATATGGTGTCATCAAAAAAGCCAGCGATTACGAACAGGCCGAAGGCACCTTTTCTGAGATTTTTGTTTCTGATAAAACCTTTCAACACCTTAAAAACATTGCATTTTCTGGAGTTAATGATTCAATCTTAGGCTACCAAACAAAAAAAGGTAAAGAACAAATTAGGTTAAAAAACTATGTGGGTTTATTACAAACACCCGACGGCAAGCAAATAGAAATTTTACCTAAAACCAGCTCAAATTCGCCAAAAGAAGCACGTAAGATTCTGTTAAAATTACTTCGGGCTTTACCTAACTCTCCATTTCAATCATTAAGCAATTCTCATCTCGAAACTTCATATTTGCCTATTTTTGAAATCTTTGCACAAGTTTTTTTAGATGAATTAGAAAAGCTTTTAACACAAGGAATAGGTAAAAGTTTTGAACGCCAAGAATCAAACGAACTATTTGTTAGAGGAAAAATACTAATAAACGAAAACATCCGTAGAAATACTTCTCAAGCCGAACGCATATATACAGCTTACGATGAGTTTTGTGCTGATATTGCACCCAATAGGATACTAAAATATTGCTTAATTCAACTGCAGAAGCAGAAATACAGTCAACCAACTCAACAGAGAATTAATAGAGCTATTCATATTTTCGAAGAAGTTCGCCCTAGTCAAAACCTCATTCAAGATTTCATTCTCGCAAACAAAAAAAGTGTACTACATACTCGTTATGAGCAATTAATCAACTGGTCTAGAATCTTCATAAGTGGTCAGTCATTTCTTCCGTTTGCGGGTATTACACCACAAATTGGACTGCTTTTCCCTATGGAGATTTTATTTGAAAATTATGTTGGGAAAGCCTTCAAAAAGTATTTTGCCGAATCATTTGAAGTAAAACTACAAGATAAAACCAAGTTTTTGATTGATAGCCATTTAGAGAAGTCAAAGTTTCGATTAATACCTGATATTGTTTTGGAAGGTAAAAATGATACTTTTATTTTTGATACAAAATGGAAAATGATTGATGCCACGAAATCTAAGCAAAATTATGGAATTGAACAGACTGATTTATATCAAATGTATGCTTATGGAAAGAAGTATAATGCCCAACAACTTTTCCTAATTTATCCTTCTAACGAGAATTTCCAAGCTCCACTCCAAGTATTTGATTATGAAAGTGATATGCGTTTACAAATTATTCCTTTCGATTTAGGAAAAAAATTGCAAGATTGGCAGCAAGAATTATTGCCTCTAATTACTAACTAA
- a CDS encoding DUF2853 family protein has product MSKLAEAIETYVAQSNELGLGLSEELITKVAKGLGPSIYNADSSKVSGGDPEELARVKDNYLIGKLGLADGPELDAAIAEVMAQMGTSNRNKYRANVYALLCKKFGKEDIYND; this is encoded by the coding sequence ATGAGTAAATTAGCAGAAGCAATCGAAACTTACGTTGCTCAATCAAATGAACTAGGATTAGGTCTTAGTGAAGAATTGATTACTAAAGTAGCTAAAGGCTTAGGACCATCTATTTATAATGCAGATTCTTCAAAAGTTTCAGGCGGAGACCCTGAAGAGTTAGCTCGCGTGAAAGATAATTATTTGATAGGTAAGTTAGGATTGGCTGATGGTCCAGAACTTGATGCGGCAATTGCTGAAGTTATGGCACAAATGGGAACTTCTAACCGTAATAAATACCGTGCAAATGTATATGCACTACTTTGCAAAAAATTCGGTAAAGAAGATATTTATAATGACTAA
- a CDS encoding RidA family protein, which produces MTAEENFAKLGLELPPPPKPMGVYKPCLIVDNFIYVSGHGPVQMDGSRIIGRIGEDMDIEAGKLAAQQVGLTMLSTLKANLGSLDRIKRVVKVLGMVNCTSDFERHPYVINGCSELFANVWGTENGIGVRSAVGFGSLPENIPVEIEAMFELV; this is translated from the coding sequence ATGACAGCAGAAGAAAACTTTGCAAAACTTGGGCTCGAATTACCACCGCCACCCAAACCAATGGGTGTTTATAAACCTTGCTTAATCGTTGATAATTTTATTTATGTTTCTGGCCATGGTCCAGTTCAAATGGATGGTTCACGCATTATTGGCCGTATCGGAGAAGATATGGATATTGAAGCAGGTAAATTAGCCGCCCAACAAGTTGGACTAACCATGCTTTCAACCCTTAAGGCTAATTTAGGAAGTCTTGACCGCATTAAACGTGTAGTAAAAGTTTTAGGAATGGTCAATTGTACTTCTGATTTTGAGCGTCACCCTTATGTAATTAATGGTTGCAGCGAACTTTTTGCGAATGTATGGGGTACCGAAAATGGCATTGGCGTACGCTCGGCCGTTGGCTTTGGTTCGCTTCCTGAAAATATTCCAGTTGAAATTGAGGCAATGTTTGAATTAGTATAA
- a CDS encoding geranylgeranylglycerol-phosphate geranylgeranyltransferase, protein MNYSLLETFKAFFKLIRFVNILIVVLTQYMVRIFLIGPKGNWFDYLLDIKQFLLVFSTISIAAAGYIINDYFDVKIDLVNKPNEVIIGKIIKRRRAILIHQILNAIGLLIGLYLSWKVFLIDFVAISALWFYSERFKRMAFIGNFLVAFLTAFSVVIVGVYYQKNIELVNVYSLFAFSISLIREIIKDMEDIRGDARYGCRTLPIIWGLRQTKILLYVFIVSFVMILLSMAYSLKNHYLLYFFSFGIFPFSWFVYKLYWADKRRDFTFLSKVCKIIMLIGVASMIFI, encoded by the coding sequence ATGAATTATAGTCTATTAGAAACATTCAAAGCCTTTTTTAAGCTAATTAGGTTTGTAAATATTTTGATTGTAGTACTTACACAGTATATGGTCAGAATCTTTTTAATCGGACCTAAAGGAAATTGGTTTGATTATCTACTCGATATTAAGCAGTTTTTGCTTGTATTTTCTACTATTTCTATTGCTGCGGCAGGTTATATCATTAATGATTATTTTGATGTAAAGATTGATTTGGTAAACAAACCCAATGAAGTAATTATTGGCAAAATCATTAAGCGTAGGCGGGCAATTCTTATTCACCAAATACTCAATGCAATTGGCTTATTAATTGGTCTTTATTTGAGTTGGAAAGTTTTTTTGATTGATTTTGTAGCTATTTCTGCACTTTGGTTTTATTCTGAACGATTCAAGCGAATGGCTTTTATTGGTAACTTTTTAGTAGCATTCTTAACTGCATTTTCTGTCGTTATTGTGGGGGTATATTACCAGAAAAATATAGAATTAGTAAATGTCTATTCTTTGTTTGCTTTTTCGATTTCCTTGATTCGAGAAATCATTAAAGATATGGAAGATATTAGAGGAGATGCTCGCTATGGGTGTCGTACGTTACCAATCATTTGGGGCTTGCGTCAGACTAAGATTTTACTCTATGTTTTTATTGTTTCTTTTGTAATGATTTTACTATCAATGGCGTATTCGCTAAAAAACCATTATCTACTTTATTTCTTTAGTTTTGGTATTTTTCCATTCAGTTGGTTTGTCTATAAACTTTACTGGGCCGATAAACGACGAGACTTTACGTTTTTGAGTAAGGTTTGTAAAATCATTATGCTCATTGGAGTGGCAAGTATGATTTTTATATAG
- a CDS encoding D-TA family PLP-dependent enzyme has protein sequence MWYKIDNEQELDSPSLLIYKERVQKNIDKMIAIAGSTERLVTHVKTNKMPEIVKMMLNSGISKFKCATIAEAEMTATAGAKYLIISHQLVGPKIERLIKLRQKFPNVFIASLIDCSDSADAHNTAFAQVGLVADVFLDVNNGMNRSGHELDDKILELYQKLSHSSNIKIHGLHVYDGHLRASDFNERKRECDAGFVDVKHFLEAIDAAGLPKPMVIAGGTPAFTSHALREETYCSPGTCVLWDWGYGDKLSEQNFDYAALILTRVISKPKRGIITIDMGHKAVAAENPIDKRIKFLNLENYELLGQSEEHGVISVADWDSIKVGDVLYGVPFHVCPTVNLYDEAYIVENKQINLIWNIEARKRKISI, from the coding sequence ATGTGGTACAAAATCGACAATGAACAAGAATTAGATTCTCCTTCCCTACTCATTTATAAAGAAAGAGTTCAAAAAAACATCGATAAGATGATTGCCATTGCTGGTTCTACCGAACGATTAGTTACGCACGTAAAAACCAATAAAATGCCCGAAATTGTAAAAATGATGCTCAATTCGGGTATTAGTAAATTTAAATGTGCAACGATTGCCGAAGCAGAAATGACTGCGACAGCTGGTGCTAAATACCTGATTATTTCCCACCAATTAGTTGGGCCAAAGATTGAACGTTTAATAAAACTTAGACAAAAATTTCCTAATGTTTTCATTGCTTCTTTAATTGATTGCTCTGATAGTGCCGATGCTCACAATACAGCGTTTGCCCAAGTAGGTTTAGTAGCAGATGTGTTTTTGGATGTAAATAATGGAATGAATAGGTCTGGTCATGAATTAGATGATAAAATTTTAGAATTATACCAAAAACTTAGTCATTCTTCCAATATCAAAATACATGGTTTACATGTTTATGATGGGCATTTACGAGCAAGTGATTTTAATGAGCGAAAAAGAGAATGTGATGCAGGATTTGTTGATGTCAAGCATTTTCTCGAAGCGATTGATGCAGCAGGCCTACCAAAGCCAATGGTGATTGCTGGTGGTACACCTGCTTTTACCTCTCATGCTTTACGTGAAGAAACCTATTGCAGCCCCGGAACTTGTGTTCTTTGGGATTGGGGTTATGGCGATAAACTTTCTGAACAAAATTTTGATTACGCTGCATTGATTCTAACCCGTGTAATTTCGAAGCCCAAACGTGGCATTATCACCATTGATATGGGTCATAAGGCGGTTGCTGCTGAAAATCCAATTGATAAAAGAATCAAATTTTTAAATTTAGAGAATTATGAACTTCTCGGGCAAAGTGAAGAACATGGTGTGATTTCAGTAGCAGATTGGGACTCAATAAAAGTTGGAGATGTGCTTTATGGTGTACCCTTTCACGTTTGTCCAACTGTAAATTTGTATGATGAGGCCTATATAGTTGAAAATAAACAAATTAATCTAATCTGGAATATTGAGGCACGCAAACGTAAAATTAGCATTTAG
- a CDS encoding GntT/GntP/DsdX family permease produces MPIFLTFLAILVLILLVAYVKLDTFVSFILVAIGLGLATGMDVSSIGKSIQSGIGGTLGDLILIIGFGAMLGKLVAESGAAQRITDALIQLFGQKYLQWGLALAGFIIGIPLFYNAGFIIVVPLIFSIAASARLPLLYVGMPMLTALSVAHGYLPPHPSPAAIASQLKADVGQTLIYGIIVAIPAIAIAGVLFGRTLKRFNPKIEDNLFAIKDIPKEQQPSLIISLLVALMPVFLLTFTSAIKKYAPESEVIKLISEPYIGMLISLLLAVYLLGVRQGNNIKIVSKQLDEAFKSSAGILLIIAGAGALKQILKDSGTSDYIGAQLQGFDINPLILGWAIAGVLRVCVGSATIAGLTAVGILAPLIQQQTGVKPELMVLSIGAGSLMFSHLNDGGFWLFKEYFNLSIKDTLKTWTVMETLVSIIGLIGVLILNLFV; encoded by the coding sequence ATGCCAATTTTTCTTACCTTCCTTGCTATTCTAGTACTTATACTTTTGGTAGCCTATGTCAAACTCGACACCTTTGTTTCATTTATTTTAGTAGCCATTGGACTAGGACTTGCTACGGGCATGGATGTTTCGAGCATCGGTAAATCTATTCAGTCAGGCATTGGCGGAACCCTCGGAGACCTCATCCTTATCATCGGTTTTGGAGCAATGCTTGGTAAACTCGTAGCAGAAAGTGGGGCAGCTCAACGAATAACAGATGCCCTTATTCAACTTTTTGGTCAGAAATATTTACAGTGGGGTTTAGCATTGGCAGGATTTATCATTGGTATTCCGCTATTCTATAATGCTGGCTTCATCATAGTTGTACCACTTATTTTTTCGATTGCAGCTTCTGCAAGATTACCACTACTATATGTGGGTATGCCTATGTTAACGGCCCTTTCGGTTGCACATGGTTATCTTCCACCCCATCCATCTCCCGCTGCCATTGCTTCGCAATTAAAAGCCGATGTTGGACAAACACTTATTTACGGAATTATAGTTGCCATTCCAGCCATTGCTATTGCTGGGGTATTATTTGGCAGAACCCTAAAAAGATTCAACCCAAAAATTGAAGATAATTTATTTGCCATCAAAGATATTCCCAAAGAGCAACAGCCTAGCCTAATTATTAGTCTATTAGTGGCATTAATGCCCGTTTTTTTGCTAACTTTTACCTCAGCAATTAAAAAGTATGCCCCTGAAAGTGAAGTGATTAAACTCATTTCTGAGCCATATATTGGCATGTTAATTTCATTATTATTAGCTGTTTATCTACTTGGTGTTCGTCAAGGAAATAATATCAAAATTGTTAGTAAACAACTCGATGAAGCATTTAAAAGTAGTGCGGGAATCTTACTAATCATTGCTGGAGCAGGAGCTTTAAAACAAATTTTAAAAGATAGTGGAACCAGCGATTACATTGGAGCTCAACTTCAAGGATTTGATATTAACCCATTGATTTTAGGCTGGGCTATTGCTGGTGTTTTGCGTGTATGTGTAGGCTCGGCCACGATTGCAGGTCTTACTGCCGTTGGTATTTTAGCACCACTTATTCAGCAACAAACTGGGGTAAAGCCCGAACTTATGGTTCTTTCAATTGGTGCTGGAAGTTTGATGTTCTCGCACCTCAATGATGGTGGATTTTGGCTTTTCAAAGAATATTTCAATCTTTCAATTAAAGATACGCTTAAAACATGGACAGTCATGGAAACCCTTGTTTCTATCATTGGTTTGATTGGCGTTCTAATTTTGAATTTATTTGTATAA